A single genomic interval of Roseomonas aeriglobus harbors:
- the miaB gene encoding tRNA (N6-isopentenyl adenosine(37)-C2)-methylthiotransferase MiaB, with translation MTVPKTFHVKSFGCQMNVYDGERMAEAMAAAGYTAATGEDADLVVLNTCHIREKATEKVYSDIGRMKKDRPNQMIAVAGCVAQAEGAEIVRRAKVDVVVGPQAYHNLPQLVADAAKGAATIDTDMPALSKFGALPARRRVGPSAFLTVQEGCDKFCTYCVVPYTRGAEISRPFAAIVDEARALVDAGAKEITLLGQNVNAWGSDGEDLGSLIRTLDRIPGLARIRYTTSHPNDMTQGLIDAHRDVESLMPFLHLPVQSGNDRILKAMNRSHTRDSYLRILDNVRVARPDIALSGDFIVGFPGETEAEFADTLSLVAEVRHAMAFSFKYSPRPGTPAADLPDQIAPEVMVDRLARLQDALGRDQAAFNAATVGRRCTILIERPGRKPGQMIGKSPWLQSVVVENGPPIGTLLDVEITAAGPVSLTGVPVLALAA, from the coding sequence ATGACCGTGCCAAAAACCTTTCACGTCAAATCCTTCGGCTGCCAGATGAACGTCTACGACGGCGAGCGGATGGCCGAGGCGATGGCGGCGGCGGGCTATACCGCCGCGACCGGCGAGGACGCCGACCTGGTCGTGCTCAACACGTGTCACATCCGCGAGAAGGCGACCGAGAAGGTCTATTCCGACATCGGCCGGATGAAGAAGGACCGCCCGAATCAGATGATCGCCGTCGCCGGCTGCGTCGCGCAGGCCGAAGGCGCGGAGATCGTCCGCCGCGCGAAGGTCGACGTCGTCGTCGGCCCGCAAGCCTACCACAATCTGCCGCAGCTGGTCGCCGATGCGGCCAAGGGCGCTGCGACGATCGACACCGACATGCCTGCGCTCAGCAAGTTCGGGGCGCTCCCCGCCCGCCGCCGCGTCGGCCCCTCGGCGTTCCTGACCGTGCAGGAAGGCTGCGACAAATTCTGCACCTATTGCGTGGTGCCCTATACCCGCGGCGCCGAAATCAGCCGGCCGTTCGCGGCGATCGTCGACGAAGCCAGGGCGCTGGTCGACGCCGGCGCCAAGGAAATCACGCTGCTCGGGCAGAATGTGAATGCGTGGGGCTCGGACGGCGAGGATCTGGGCAGCCTGATCCGCACGCTCGACCGCATCCCCGGCCTGGCGCGCATCCGCTACACGACCAGCCATCCCAACGACATGACGCAGGGGCTGATCGACGCCCACCGCGACGTCGAATCGCTGATGCCGTTCCTCCATCTGCCGGTGCAGTCGGGCAACGACCGCATCCTCAAGGCGATGAACCGCAGCCACACGCGCGACAGCTACCTGCGCATCCTGGACAACGTCCGCGTCGCGCGGCCCGATATCGCGCTGTCGGGCGACTTCATCGTCGGCTTTCCCGGCGAGACCGAAGCCGAGTTCGCTGATACACTGAGCCTGGTTGCCGAGGTGCGCCACGCGATGGCGTTCAGCTTCAAGTACAGCCCGCGCCCCGGTACGCCCGCCGCGGACCTGCCCGATCAGATCGCGCCGGAGGTGATGGTCGATCGCCTCGCGCGCCTGCAGGACGCGCTCGGCCGCGATCAGGCGGCGTTCAACGCCGCGACGGTCGGTCGGCGGTGCACGATCCTGATCGAACGACCGGGCCGCAAGCCGGGGCAGATGATCGGAAAATCGCCATGGCTGCAATCGGTGGTGGTCGAGAACGGTCCCCCGATCGGCACCCTGCTCGATGTCGAGATCACCGCGGCGGGGCCGGTGTCGCTGACCGGCGTGCCGGTGCTCGCGCTTGCCGCCTGA
- a CDS encoding 1-acyl-sn-glycerol-3-phosphate acyltransferase, with amino-acid sequence MTAAAFHPRYSLAANLRFAVRLTGIALALILALPFHGLWRLFRLSSPWPMYFLAAVAWIIGARRRTIGRSLKRDVVFLSNHLSWLDIPLLAGRNGTAFVAKSDLANVPVIGWLCGLNRTLFVDRTARMGVADQIAQLRDALAEVWSITIFAEGTTGDGTTLLPFKPALLAVLDPPPPGVLVQPVLIDYGPAMADLAWLGDEPGAVNARRILSRRGAFTATLTFLDSFDPADYPGRKAVAAEARARMVQKKV; translated from the coding sequence GTGACCGCCGCCGCCTTTCATCCCCGCTACTCCCTTGCCGCGAACCTCCGATTCGCCGTCCGCCTGACCGGCATCGCCCTTGCGCTGATCCTTGCGCTCCCGTTCCACGGCCTGTGGCGGCTGTTCCGCCTTTCCTCGCCCTGGCCGATGTATTTCCTCGCAGCGGTCGCATGGATCATCGGCGCCCGCCGCCGCACGATCGGTCGTTCCCTCAAACGCGACGTCGTCTTCCTGTCGAATCACTTGAGCTGGCTCGACATCCCGCTGCTCGCCGGGCGCAACGGGACCGCGTTCGTTGCCAAGTCGGACCTGGCGAACGTGCCGGTGATCGGCTGGCTCTGCGGCCTCAATCGCACGCTGTTCGTCGATCGCACCGCGCGGATGGGCGTCGCCGACCAGATCGCCCAGCTGCGCGATGCACTGGCGGAAGTGTGGTCGATCACGATCTTCGCCGAAGGCACGACCGGCGACGGCACGACGCTGCTCCCCTTCAAGCCCGCGCTGCTCGCCGTGCTCGACCCTCCGCCGCCCGGCGTCCTGGTCCAGCCGGTGCTGATCGATTACGGCCCGGCGATGGCCGATCTGGCGTGGCTGGGCGACGAACCCGGCGCGGTCAACGCCCGCCGCATCCTGTCGCGGCGCGGCGCCTTCACCGCGACGCTGACCTTTCTCGATTCGTTCGACCCGGCGGACTATCCCGGCCGCAAGGCGGTGGCGGCGGAGGCGCGGGCGCGGATGGTTCAGAAGAAGGTTTGA
- a CDS encoding transcriptional repressor translates to MPRKIDLEALCHQKGLRITEQRKVIARVLSEAEDHPDVEKVYERASAIDPGISIATVYRTVRLFEEAGILDRHDFGDGRARYEPSPEAHHDHLIDVETGKVIEFVDPELELLQKQIAERLGFRLVDHRMELYGVSLDRKV, encoded by the coding sequence ATGCCTCGCAAGATCGACCTCGAAGCCCTGTGTCACCAGAAGGGCCTGCGCATCACCGAACAGCGCAAGGTCATCGCGCGCGTGTTGTCCGAGGCGGAGGATCACCCGGACGTCGAGAAGGTGTATGAGCGCGCCTCGGCGATCGATCCGGGCATTTCGATCGCGACCGTCTATCGCACCGTCCGCCTGTTCGAAGAGGCGGGGATCCTCGATCGCCACGACTTCGGCGACGGTCGCGCACGCTACGAGCCGTCGCCCGAGGCGCATCATGATCACCTGATCGACGTCGAGACGGGCAAGGTCATCGAGTTCGTCGATCCCGAGTTGGAACTGCTCCAGAAACAGATCGCCGAGCGGCTGGGATTCCGGTTGGTCGACCACCGGATGGAGCTGTACGGCGTCAGCCTCGACAGGAAGGTTTGA
- a CDS encoding GNAT family N-acetyltransferase, translating to MSTAPRLIDLRSGDVTDLNAVVHIMNRAFDPRFGEAWSSAQCIGMLALQGVWVTLACEGQALVGFAMARAVAGDGELLLLAVEPERRGRGIGGTLLRSVIADAREKQAERLHLEMRAGNPALGLYRAHGFTQVGQRRAYYRGPTGEAFDAHTYALPLTG from the coding sequence ATGAGCACGGCGCCGCGCCTGATCGATCTGCGCAGCGGCGACGTCACCGACCTGAACGCCGTCGTCCACATCATGAACCGCGCGTTCGACCCGCGATTCGGTGAGGCGTGGTCGTCGGCGCAGTGTATCGGCATGCTCGCGCTGCAGGGCGTATGGGTGACGCTGGCGTGCGAGGGCCAGGCGTTGGTCGGTTTTGCGATGGCGCGCGCGGTGGCGGGCGATGGCGAGCTGCTGTTGCTGGCGGTCGAGCCCGAGCGGCGCGGACGCGGCATCGGTGGCACGCTGCTGCGCAGCGTCATCGCCGACGCGCGGGAGAAGCAAGCCGAGCGGCTGCACCTGGAAATGCGGGCCGGCAACCCCGCGCTCGGCCTGTACCGCGCGCATGGGTTCACCCAGGTCGGCCAGCGGCGCGCCTATTATCGCGGCCCGACCGGCGAGGCGTTCGATGCCCATACCTATGCCCTGCCGCTGACCGGCTGA
- the tsaB gene encoding tRNA (adenosine(37)-N6)-threonylcarbamoyltransferase complex dimerization subunit type 1 TsaB — MACTLVIDTATAACSVALIDGGRVVAACHEVVGRGHAERLVPMIAELPDGGRADAILVDVGPGSFTGVRVGIAAAIGLGIGWGVPVSGYSSTALIAAAGLADNIGWQGLAVVLEGGHGELFVQAYDRPLAPAGALASLKPDAAAAAIGARPAIGTGVRWLVDIRGVDALPEAARAILLPEALRTLPPRPIYGRAPDAKPAVNRVERPQASR; from the coding sequence TTGGCGTGCACGCTCGTCATCGACACCGCGACCGCGGCCTGTTCGGTCGCGCTGATCGACGGCGGCCGCGTCGTGGCGGCGTGCCATGAGGTCGTCGGTCGCGGGCATGCCGAACGGCTGGTGCCGATGATCGCCGAGCTGCCGGACGGTGGCCGGGCGGATGCGATCCTGGTCGATGTCGGCCCGGGCAGCTTCACCGGGGTACGGGTCGGCATCGCCGCCGCGATCGGCCTGGGGATCGGCTGGGGCGTGCCGGTGAGCGGATATAGCTCGACCGCACTGATCGCCGCGGCGGGATTGGCGGATAACATAGGTTGGCAGGGTCTTGCCGTCGTGCTCGAAGGCGGGCACGGTGAGCTGTTCGTGCAGGCCTATGACCGCCCCCTCGCCCCCGCAGGCGCCCTCGCTTCGCTGAAGCCCGATGCGGCCGCAGCCGCGATCGGCGCGCGCCCTGCGATCGGCACCGGCGTGCGCTGGCTCGTCGACATACGGGGGGTCGACGCATTGCCCGAGGCGGCGCGCGCGATCCTGCTGCCCGAAGCGCTGCGCACGCTGCCGCCGCGTCCGATCTATGGCCGCGCGCCCGACGCAAAACCTGCTGTGAACCGCGTCGAACGGCCGCAGGCGTCGCGATGA
- a CDS encoding malonic semialdehyde reductase → MGQPLDDTALDTIFRAARTYNGYLDKAVGEDKLHAIWDLMKFGPTSANQLPARLVWCVSDEAKEKLAACASDSNADKIRKAPVSVVIGMDENFHEHLPELFPHTDAKSWFDGNLELRKASAFRNSSLQGAYFIIAARALGLDTGPMSGFDGGAVDKAFFADQPGVTVNFISTLGYGDPSTIFDRSPRPDFGKFNRIA, encoded by the coding sequence ATGGGCCAGCCGCTCGACGATACCGCGCTCGACACGATCTTCCGCGCCGCGCGGACCTATAACGGCTACCTCGACAAGGCCGTTGGCGAGGACAAGCTTCACGCGATCTGGGATCTGATGAAGTTCGGTCCGACCTCCGCCAACCAGCTGCCCGCCCGCCTGGTCTGGTGCGTCAGCGACGAAGCTAAGGAGAAGCTCGCGGCCTGTGCCAGCGACAGCAACGCCGACAAGATCCGCAAGGCGCCGGTCAGCGTCGTCATCGGCATGGACGAGAATTTCCACGAGCATCTGCCCGAACTCTTCCCGCACACCGATGCGAAATCGTGGTTCGACGGCAACCTCGAATTGCGCAAGGCCTCGGCGTTTCGCAATTCCTCGCTCCAGGGCGCTTATTTCATCATCGCCGCGCGGGCGCTCGGGCTCGATACCGGGCCGATGTCGGGCTTCGATGGCGGCGCGGTGGACAAGGCGTTCTTTGCCGACCAACCGGGCGTGACGGTCAACTTCATCTCGACCCTGGGATACGGCGACCCGTCGACGATCTTCGATCGCAGCCCGCGCCCCGATTTCGGCAAGTTCAACCGGATCGCCTGA
- a CDS encoding NifU family protein, producing MLIETERTPNPATLKFLPGRTVMDAGTRDFATPEEAEASPLADALFGLGDVTGVFFGRDFVSVTAAPGVDWAGLKGDVLAVLLDHFSANMPLFRPGSAAGISVPGDDASFGDDPEDADIVAQIRELIETRVRPAVANDGGDIVYRGFDKGKVYLQMQGACSGCPSSTATLKQGIEQLLRHYVPEVTEVRAV from the coding sequence ATGCTGATCGAAACCGAACGCACGCCCAATCCGGCGACGCTCAAATTCCTGCCCGGCCGCACCGTCATGGACGCCGGCACCCGCGATTTCGCGACGCCGGAGGAGGCAGAGGCGTCCCCGCTCGCCGATGCGCTGTTCGGACTGGGCGACGTGACCGGCGTATTCTTCGGCCGCGACTTCGTGAGCGTCACCGCAGCGCCCGGCGTCGACTGGGCGGGGCTGAAGGGCGACGTGCTGGCAGTGCTGCTCGATCATTTCAGCGCGAACATGCCGCTGTTCCGTCCGGGTTCGGCCGCGGGGATCAGCGTGCCGGGCGATGATGCGAGCTTCGGTGACGATCCCGAGGATGCCGACATCGTCGCGCAGATCCGCGAACTGATCGAAACCCGCGTCCGCCCCGCGGTCGCCAACGACGGCGGCGACATCGTCTATCGCGGGTTCGACAAGGGCAAGGTCTATCTGCAGATGCAGGGCGCATGCTCGGGCTGCCCTTCGTCCACCGCGACGCTGAAGCAGGGCATCGAGCAATTGCTGCGTCATTATGTGCCCGAAGTGACCGAGGTGCGGGCGGTCTAG
- a CDS encoding insulinase family protein: MLRPSRLSRVAFATLPFLLIAGALPAQQAPQRAATTQAPPVTVDKSAWLYKGSDITPDPDWRFGTLPNGLRYAVRKNGVPPGQVAIRVRMDVGSLHERDDERGFAHLIEHLSFRGSEHVPDGEAKRIWQRMGVTFGADTNASTSFTQTVYKLDLPMANQDGLDESLKILAGMMAGPSLTQAALDAERPVVLSEAREQPGPQVRLGDATREVFFAGQPLANRSPIGTTETLSGATAASVKAFHDRWYRPERAVVVISGDMDPALFEAAIVKNFADWRGIGPAVPAPDFGSPRPAKSDTAALVEPQLPPLVSLAWLRPWTVGDDTVIFNQKRMIDMVAIRIVNRRLESRARGGGSFISAGANLEDISRSANATLMNILPLGNDWQTALKDVRTGIADAIATPPTQGEIDRELTEIQTAMKASVDQARVEAGAKKADDLVEAVDIKETTTTPQTSLGILQDAIAKKMFTPAAVQASAKAVFSGVALRGVVNTPQPQENAAAALQAALAAEVKPGTAAASKLGTIGFDALPKLGAPGKVVARTVAVNDPKIEKVTFANGVNLLLFENPSEASRVYVRVRFGRGIAGLPSDRQTPAYAGDLALAASGIGKLGQEEIDRITSGRRITLDFAIDEDAFLFGATTSAEDLADQLKLIAAKLAAPGWDPKPVARAKAVMLASYASMDASPDGVLGRDLDRLLHDGDPRWGTPTRVDLEKLDAKSFRAFWEPILASGTIEVQIYGDMKSDSAIAAVASSLGALKPRKEAAVATAPIRFPAPTATPVARTHDGRDTQAAAVIAWPTGGGSDGIATGRKLEVLAAVFRDRLLDRLRSAAGISYTPNVASSWPVGLSGGGRIMAIGSVPPDKTGYFFDLSREIAADLVAKPIDNDELRRALVPVVQYVARLSTGNQFWLMQTEGGSFDPKRLKALDTIATDLTTITPQELQALAAKYLVPAKAWTMTVLPKDTAKPAK; the protein is encoded by the coding sequence ATGCTACGTCCTTCCCGGCTGAGCCGCGTCGCCTTTGCCACGCTCCCGTTCCTGCTGATCGCCGGCGCGCTGCCCGCGCAACAGGCCCCGCAACGCGCAGCAACGACGCAGGCGCCGCCCGTCACGGTCGACAAGAGCGCGTGGTTGTACAAGGGCAGCGACATCACCCCCGACCCGGACTGGCGGTTCGGAACGTTGCCGAACGGGCTGCGCTATGCCGTTCGCAAGAACGGGGTGCCGCCGGGGCAGGTGGCGATCCGGGTGCGAATGGACGTCGGCTCGCTGCATGAAAGGGACGACGAGCGCGGCTTCGCGCATCTGATCGAGCATCTGAGCTTTCGCGGCTCGGAACACGTTCCCGATGGCGAAGCGAAGCGCATCTGGCAGCGGATGGGCGTGACCTTCGGCGCTGATACCAACGCGTCGACCAGCTTCACCCAGACCGTCTACAAGCTCGATCTGCCCATGGCCAACCAGGACGGGCTCGACGAAAGCCTGAAGATCCTGGCGGGCATGATGGCCGGACCGAGCCTGACCCAGGCCGCGCTCGATGCCGAACGGCCGGTCGTGCTGTCGGAAGCGCGCGAGCAGCCCGGACCACAGGTGCGACTGGGCGATGCGACACGCGAAGTGTTCTTCGCCGGCCAGCCGCTCGCCAACCGCTCGCCGATCGGCACGACGGAGACGCTGTCGGGCGCGACCGCGGCGAGCGTGAAGGCGTTCCACGATCGCTGGTATCGTCCCGAACGCGCCGTCGTCGTCATCTCGGGCGACATGGACCCGGCGCTGTTCGAAGCCGCGATCGTCAAGAACTTCGCCGACTGGCGCGGCATCGGCCCGGCCGTTCCGGCACCCGATTTCGGCAGCCCCAGGCCCGCCAAGTCGGACACGGCGGCGCTGGTCGAGCCGCAGCTGCCGCCGCTCGTCAGCCTGGCGTGGCTGCGGCCGTGGACGGTCGGCGACGACACGGTGATCTTCAACCAGAAGCGGATGATCGACATGGTCGCCATCCGCATCGTCAACCGCCGGCTGGAAAGCCGGGCGCGCGGCGGGGGAAGCTTCATTTCGGCCGGCGCGAACCTCGAAGACATTTCGCGCTCGGCCAATGCGACGCTGATGAACATCCTGCCGCTCGGCAACGATTGGCAGACCGCGTTGAAGGACGTGCGCACGGGTATCGCCGACGCGATCGCGACGCCGCCGACGCAGGGCGAGATCGATCGCGAGCTGACCGAGATTCAGACCGCGATGAAGGCATCGGTCGACCAGGCGCGGGTCGAGGCAGGTGCGAAGAAGGCCGACGATCTGGTCGAGGCGGTCGATATCAAGGAAACCACGACCACCCCGCAGACCAGCCTGGGCATCCTGCAGGATGCGATCGCGAAAAAGATGTTCACGCCGGCCGCGGTGCAGGCATCGGCCAAGGCGGTGTTTTCAGGCGTTGCGCTGCGCGGCGTCGTCAATACGCCGCAACCACAGGAGAATGCCGCCGCGGCGCTGCAGGCTGCGCTGGCCGCCGAGGTGAAGCCCGGCACGGCGGCGGCGAGCAAGCTCGGCACGATCGGGTTCGACGCGCTGCCCAAGCTTGGGGCCCCGGGCAAGGTCGTCGCGCGCACGGTCGCCGTGAACGACCCGAAGATCGAGAAGGTGACGTTCGCGAACGGCGTGAACCTGCTGCTGTTCGAAAACCCGTCGGAGGCGAGCCGCGTCTACGTCCGCGTGCGCTTCGGCCGCGGGATCGCCGGGCTGCCGTCGGATCGCCAGACGCCGGCCTATGCCGGGGACCTGGCGCTGGCCGCCAGCGGGATCGGGAAGCTGGGGCAGGAGGAGATCGATCGCATCACCAGCGGCCGGCGAATCACACTCGACTTCGCGATCGACGAGGACGCGTTCCTGTTCGGCGCGACGACATCGGCCGAGGATCTGGCCGACCAGCTGAAGCTGATCGCCGCCAAGCTCGCTGCGCCGGGTTGGGACCCGAAGCCGGTGGCGCGTGCCAAGGCCGTGATGCTGGCGAGCTACGCGTCGATGGACGCGTCCCCCGACGGCGTTCTGGGGCGCGATCTCGACCGGTTGCTTCACGACGGCGACCCGCGCTGGGGCACACCGACACGCGTCGATTTGGAAAAGCTCGATGCAAAGTCCTTCCGCGCATTCTGGGAACCGATCCTGGCGAGTGGGACGATCGAAGTGCAGATCTATGGCGACATGAAATCCGATTCGGCGATCGCCGCGGTCGCATCATCGCTGGGCGCGCTGAAGCCGCGCAAGGAGGCCGCCGTCGCTACCGCGCCGATCCGCTTCCCGGCGCCGACCGCAACCCCCGTCGCGCGGACTCATGACGGGCGCGACACCCAGGCCGCAGCGGTCATCGCCTGGCCGACCGGCGGTGGTAGCGACGGCATCGCGACGGGTCGCAAGCTGGAGGTGCTGGCCGCGGTCTTCCGCGATCGGCTGCTGGACAGGCTGCGGTCGGCGGCGGGGATCAGCTATACGCCGAACGTGGCGTCCAGCTGGCCGGTCGGGCTCAGCGGCGGTGGGCGCATCATGGCGATCGGCAGCGTGCCGCCCGATAAAACCGGCTATTTCTTCGACCTGTCGCGCGAAATCGCCGCCGACCTGGTCGCCAAGCCGATCGACAACGACGAGCTGCGCCGCGCTCTGGTGCCGGTCGTCCAATATGTCGCGCGGCTGTCGACCGGAAACCAGTTCTGGCTGATGCAGACCGAGGGCGGCAGCTTCGATCCGAAGCGGCTCAAGGCGCTCGACACGATCGCGACCGACCTGACGACGATCACGCCGCAGGAATTGCAAGCGCTGGCGGCGAAATATCTGGTGCCGGCGAAGGCCTGGACGATGACGGTATTACCGAAGGATACGGCCAAGCCGGCGAAGTAA